cgggaggttatgcacttgtgatgacttctactttttcttacaaatacacttccaaaatacttcataccattcacaaggttagtcccctcactatgtccaaaaccggcacatagaccaggaccttctgctcctctcaccacataattcatccttctctacttgagattggatgattattagagtatcaggataacctccgactacaggaccctcaacatcaacatatacactaataccataacattacagaatctctccatgagattcatatCATACTCATATTcttcaactcacattataccattacaaaatctccccataatactcatatcatgatcagatgcataaattcaattgcaatataataaaatacaatcatcacaattataattcataatttcatatttaccacaataacatgaattcatcagacatttccattccaacaagatatattgcacaataatttaacagtgcAAAATCTGttaataggatttaagttaaaaacttgtcgagtagacttctaggaaagagaggtACGTCACGATGGATAACTTAAgcaccaagtctttccttaggcaaagtgttcctcaactagtttttaacaaatttcttatttacaaattcaaaacaacatcatataaaatttacacCGAATttcaatatagaaaaaaaaacagagattaagcaatattgagatccctgagaagatacgaaattaatatctctaaatctgCAACTCCGATTTccaatccgaacggtcaaaataattcaatatgTCTTaaaaactacatattaaaatttcaggtgaatccaacggttaactagatagatattgaggttttaccgaggtaacccaggtgcagaattttaagtggttttaggttatactcaaaatgcggaactaatttctctaagcacagacatctaattacaaatctgaacggtcaagatgACTTAATATATCTTTTGAACTAGATACTAAAgcttgggctcaatctaacggttaAATTAGTCATAATGGATATTTTACCGAGAAGACTCAGTAACAAAACTgcaggggtaattaatttactcaaacatgcaggatttatttctctacGTACAGACTTCCAATtacaaatccgaacggtcaaagtggagtaatatatcttagggagcatatagtaaattttaaggtttatcTAACGGTTAAATAGGTCAGGAGCGAGAGTTTACCGAGAGGACTCAGTAACAAAACTGCAGGGtgattaatttactcaaacatgctgATTTGTTTCTCCAAGTACAAAATTCCAACTACAAATCCCAACGGTCAAAATGTAGTAATATATCTTTGGGAccatatattaaattttcaggttgatctaacggttaaATAGGTTAGAATCTATATTTTGCCGAGAGGACTCAGTAACAAAATTGCAGGGGTAATTACTCGAACATGCAGAATTTATTTCTCTAAGTACAGACTTCCAATTaaaaatccgaacggtcaaagtgtGGTAATAGATCTTAGGGGgcatatattaaattttcatgTTGATCTAACGGGTAAATAGGTcaggatctagattttaccgagAGGACTCAGTAACAAAACTACAATTTCAACCCAAACAATATAGTAACACATAGATCAGCACATGTAATGTTCATACAACCCATAGAAAAGGacctagctccccttacctggtttTCTCCAAGCACAACTATCATACAACCAATAACTCACGCTGCCCCGATCGGAACGACGAAAACGTTCGGTTGAAATGAAGCCCTCAACTCCGGGAACGCCTTGGTAGCACCAGAATTGAATTCCTATGGTTCAAGGTGctggaaatctagagagaagtcagaggaAGTATGTGTTGAAGTTTTAGAGAGAGGAAGTGGTTTTGGAAAAAATGAAACTCTCTCCCTAGGTCATCACATTCTCcctaacaacaaaaattttcgtccccGAAAATTGAACTTACCAGTGAATAGGTGAGGATATGACTCTCTCATTTCTTCCTCTAACTCCAGTTAGAGTCGTTTGTTATACCATTCCAGATGACCTTGACTCGTTTGATAGTTCTTTCTCTAAGTTGTTTGTTTTGGCTCTCCTCAATCCTTACTGGTTGCGCTTCAACTGAAAAATCCTCTCTGACTTGCACATTCTCAACTTCAAGCACATGAGAAGGATCGGATACGTATTTTCTCAATTGATATACATGGAACACCGGATGCAAGTTTGCTAACCGGGGTGACATGACTATCTCATAAGCTACCGGTCTTATACGTCGTAGGATCTGATACGGACCAAGATACCTAGGAGATAGTTTCCTAGCACGAATGACTCTTCCTACACCAGTAGTAGGAGTCACTCGAAGGAACACATGATCCCCAACGGCAAACTCCAACGGTTTCCGCCTCCGATCAGCATAAGACTTTTGCCTATTCTGAGATGCCCGCATCCTCTCTTGTATAAGCTTCACTTTTCTGTAGTCTGCTAAACTATCTCTGGTCCCGTCAACACTGCTTCTTCCTCCTAAAGCCaactgatgaatcattattttcttcactgcacttagtttattgtgctagatttaatcacggaattgtgcttaattgtccagtattttcctattttactgaattgagcttAATCCGattagaaattcttattttacttattttgaattatctgagctaattatttgtatGAGTAATTTGAGAGAAAattttggataatattttgggacttcAAAAGTGAAATTTCtcataaattacaatttaaactaaaatgagaaattgaaaatttatttaattatgtgttCGAAGATGGCTTGAGAAGATGTgaatttcatattcttttaaaaagaaagcaGCACCGTGCATTTAATTGCTTAGGAGGAggtgattttattttgaaaaagaaaatgattacGTGAAAGAGAAAGCAAGCACTAAGCAAttcttttcttgaattttaaataatcatttagCTTATAACATCACACCAGCCGTGCATGCATTCCACATGTTATActatttaatattcattttttttgctAGGAGACAAAGAGGTGGCAGCCATATTTcctttctttaatatttttagtgaagATGACAGGGAAAGTTTGGAGAAAAGAGGGACGGTCCAGGGGAATCATGTCAAGTATTTTTGTAGAAGCACTATCATTGGCTTGGCAGCTGGCCGCCACCCTCGCGGAACTTGGGGAACACCTTTCAAGTCTTATTTCCAATTTATAAAGCAGCAAAGCTTCAACATGGTCCATGAGCAATTAAAGAGGAGCATGGGATGCACATGGATAGCTGCACACGGTTAAGTGGAGGCATGGTTTACTTTGGAAACTGGCTGGACGGTAAGGAAGGTTGTCACGGCTGGAAGCAAGAAGCGTGTGGTGTCAAGTTGGGAAGGAACCACCAAAAGAGCAGCAGTTTTGTCACAACCAGCCTTCACACAGCAACAACGTCCAGCAGCTGAGTTTGAAGAAGAAGTCCAGCCACCAAGAGGGAGGAAGGCACGGAGGTTTGGATGGGATTCCACGGTTGATGAATAGAGAGCACATCCAGCAAAGCCATGGCAGCAGAGGAGATGCTTCGGTTGGTTTAGTTAAAAAAGGCAATATCCAGCAGCAACTCCATAACAGCACCACAAAGCAAGCAAGTCCAGCAAAGGAAGCAGCTACGGCGATTGAAGAAGAGGGGCTTGACGTGTGAAAACTGAAATGGAAAACGGTGCTGTATTCCAGCCACCACCTAGGAGTTGAAGATCACGGTTTTGAGATGCAGCAGCAAGTTTGGTCACGGCTTGGTCTTGGAGAAAAGAAAACCCGGCAGCTTGGTGAGATGAGGAGGCTCACGGTTTTGGGAAGAAGAAGATACTCACGGTTTCTTTGCAAATGGTTGGCTGGAAAAGAGGAGTAGCTCACGGCCGAGGAAGAAGACAAGTAAGGGTCCCACTTTCTTGACTTTGGCACATATAAGGAGTTGCATATTAGAGACAAACGTGAAAGCTACGGGCAAAATGAGAAGAAGCTGGAAGGTCACGGGCAAGATGAGAAGTCACGGGAGTTGGTATGAGTTTTGGGCTATAAATGAAGCAGCAGGCAGAGAAGGAAAAACTCAgtagattttaggagtaggaTTTAGGAAGCAATTTACGTTTTGTGCTTGGCTTTGATTTTTCCCCCTCCCCCTTGGGGAGGTTTTGGGGTTTGTTTTCCAGCAGTTGAATCTTAATTTCCAGTGTATTTTTCAGTTGAATGTtgttaaatctttattttcatttgcgAATTACCTTGTGTTTAAAATTTCATCTGCACGTTTAAAGCTTTGATCAAATCACTGCCATTTTCTAATTTACTGCAAGTTTCTGCTCAATTCAATTTCATCTCAGTTCATGCCTTATTTCCAATTGCGCATTTTACATTCTGTCAAAAGTTTATTGGTTGTTGCAAATTACCATTTTCTGAATTTACCGTTTTCGTTTTTACCGTTTTCTGAATTTTACTATTTCTGTGATTTAtgtttttcagttttacttTTACTGCACCGCTTGATttacattttcatcaactttattttcattgcatttatttaattttctgcatCAAAACTTTCAcaacccccccacttcgtgataaatctgagactgaaccaccaaaattggtccttgagagacgacctaggagtcacttcctagttatactgcatttCTTTTATGCTCAACTTTTGTGTGCGGTGCGACCCGTTCATCACCAACAAAGAGGTGTTCTACAACATCTTCCATACAAAGCCTCAAATGGTGCCATGTCGATACTACCATGGTAGTTGTTATTATAGGTGAATTCCACCAAGGGTAATACCTCATCCCAAATCCCCAAGTGATCCAAGATACAAGTTCTCAACAAATCTTCAAGTGACTGGATCGTCCTTTCGGACTGTCCATCTGTCTGGGGATGATAAGCCGAGCTCATATGTAGTTTGCTTCCTATCTCGCTCTGAAGGGTTTGCCAGAACTTGGATGTGAACCTCGGGTCTCTATCTGATACAATACTCGAAAGCACCCCATGTAACCTCACTATTTCCTTAACATACAGTTGCGCCAGTTTCGACGTAGACATTCTCATGTTGATTGTCAAGAAATGAGCGCTCTTGGTCAACCGATATACAATCACCCATATAGCATCATGACTTCGCACCGTGCAGGTAAATGGGTGACGAAATCCATGGATATGCTATCCTATTTCCACTCCGTGATATCCAACGGCTACAGTAAACCTCCAGGCCTTCGACGCTCCACCTTAGCTTTCTGACACGTTAAGCAAGAAGCGACAAATTGggccacatccctcttcattccagaccaccaaaaagactccgcattatttttctaatttacaGTCTCGAGTAGTATAAATCAAAATCCTGCTCCGTTGCAACAACAAAACAAAGTGAACACTCCACTTCCACCCATTCAAATTGCCAGCCTGAACCATAAGCAATTCTTGATCCACTAGCCTGCACTCATACTTAGATTTGTAACCTCTTCGACTTGAGATTACTAACTTGATTAGTATCAAGCCAACTGATGATACATCTCAAGCTAGGATTGTCCAACTATGCTTTCTCAACCATTTTGAGAAATCCACTATAACTCAAAATCATAGCTCAAATTTTCTCTTTCGCCAACTGACCCACTCTtcctgtaaaaaaaaaaaaccattaatAGTTCCTCACTTtaaagtcgatcatgtagcttGAAACCGTAGGCTTACTCATCTTATCTGCCTGATACCTGTTTCTTCCATACCTAAACTCACTTCTGACTCTTAAAGATTTCCAAACCCTCCCAACTCATTCTCATATAACAACACCAATATTGTTTCAAAGAACTCGTCCCTCACAAACCAGCAATCCATCATTATGAAAGCTCTTCATGAATGCCTATTACTGACAATAACATGCTCACCATCATCCACTACGCTACTCTGATCCTCAAACTCCCTTACTTACTAGTCGAATCAAGGGACACTTCCCTTATGACTGCTGTAACCAGAAAAATGTTCACCCATGAAGAACCTTCTTCAAAACTTCAATGACCTCACAAAAACCTTGAGAAATCTTCTCTTCTCCACTTATCTTCATTAAACTCTATTTGACTTTACAATCCCTAATCTACATGTTTTTAACTTGATCCGCTTTTgatatattatcatttattcTCCTTAAACTCAACACTTCTTTTTAAAACCATAACCACACCTGATGAAAACTGATGTTACCACCACATGCAGCTTCATAACTATGAATGTCTCAACCAACCCATACTCTGATCATTCACAATGCCCTCTTTCACCACTTATACTGTAACCACCCTTTACCAATTGTTCTAAaacctttttcttctcctttcttcctCTATTGTGCTCTTAATTCTCTAATCTTATACTTTTCCTACCAAACCGACATTCTAAGGTACTTCTTCCTTTATCATTTGAAACCTTTCATCTTAGCCTAAGCTCAAACATTTCTTCTGCGTGAACTACTAATCTTGAAACACCCAACTAAACTTGACTCTGAACCATCCACTTGCTGATAAAACTTGATCATGTCCTTCAAATTTTTCACTTAACTTAAGATCCTTacaatacttcattcttcttcaaAGACCTTATGTTCTCTCAACTTGAAAATTATGCCTTATCTGACTGCCTCTCaaaatcttcttcttctacttccttTCTTGATACTTATTCCCCTTAGTCCACTTTAGAATTTCCTATTCCTTTCTTAACTTGAACTTTAGGCCATCCACCACTTTCTTATTCAAATTCCAACAATCACTAATACATCGATCCATGTTACCAATCTCACACAATGCCACTCCATTTCTTACCAACACTTTCCTTTCTTCTGACTTCTAACGTAACTCatatactaaaccaaactgatttctcaaaccttgctacatCCATGtttatccaaagcttctcttaatctagcctTTGAACTCAACCCCTTCTTGTGAAACGTACGATATATGACCTTCTGACTTTGTTCTTGAAAACTTCTTCACCCAAATCATTACTTCTAAACTCCAATATCTTCACTCGTCCTCCAAAGCCTAAACTTTTAGTCTTCTACTCCTTATCTTCGAGGCAAGAATTTGTCTCAAAGGCTTAAACCAATTCTAATAAAGGTATACAACTCAAGTTGTCCTTGAATATGCATTCCTCTACTACTATAGAGCATATTACACTACCACAAAAGCAAGAACAAGACAGAAATTACTACAGGAAACAACACTGAAACTCTAACTCTTTCTTAACTCTaaccttcagaattaagaaaggaaaatcatctatggtaaaagtcacgagtgtgcaccctcattactcttatcaagacgtTTTCTGTTCTCAAAACTTCTAGTTAGATACACACCTTACTATATAGACTCGGAGGAAATGGTAAATCATACCATTTACACTCAATTCTTCACAGAGAAGACACGACAAACCCACAACACAGAGGTCATCCTATGaacgaactgctctgataccattaatgtaacatcccaaaaattcacactttaaaaattcaaaatttaaatattgtaataataatacatttacggtaacaccccgtaatctcacacttaaatCTATACATATGTTTTAAGCTCAGATTTAActgcaaatataaaattaaatcctTCTAATTGTTCTTacatttctttcttcatttgcaCGGGATCACGCAACAATCctccatctgctcccgtataacgaattatacgattaTCGCACAGATAAGATTTttcggcacaaacaaacaagtaagggtgagctaacatgcaacacatcatttataaaacatgcataattgctttgatataaacatcatctaatatttatgtcagacatcctcataccatcataccacaattcctataaGACACTTATCCCACCATCCCCAATAAAcgtcacaatacccaatagacactcatccggatgatacgttgatgagcggtcacgggaggttatgcacttgtgatgacttctactttttcttacaaatacacttccaaaatacttcataccattcacaaggttagtcccctcactatgtccaaaaccggcacatagaccaggacctcctgctcctctcaccacataattcatccttctctacttgagattggatgattattagagtatcaggataacctccgactacaggaccctcaacatcaacatatacactaataccataacattacagaatctctccatgagattcatatCATACTCATATTcttcaactcacattataccattacaaaatctccccataatactcatatcatgatcagatgcataaattcaattgcaatataataaaatacaatcatcacaattataattcataatttcatatttaccacaataacatgaattcatcagacatttccattccaacaagatatattgcacaataatttaacagtgcAAAATCTGttaataggatttaagttaaaaacttgtcgagtagacttctaggaaagagaggtACGTCACGATGGATAactgttgagactttggcaagtgtaccaaatcgttcaagtaataaaaccggtaagaccggatatcgtttcccaagagactcgtgtcctagacaatcgtataatatttaactaatttagactaaagaatgattccatgtttttgggattttcatgcaattaaattaaagataaaacataaattgtaaaagtgatctttgataacgcaaacacttaggaatggaaagattagaaatgctatggaatgatattgttgggggatgatttcacctacttcactcttatgtatagaaaatcacttcctcttcattaattagccaatgtcaatcttctaatttactcaaactcaatcccttggtagagagagcctagacttacttcttaaactccaatcccttggaaaacctaacaagttcatccgctttaagaattgagattcaagacaaccaaaggtcctagttctatccctagatacaatttcctttaggtgtttaatccagttctagattcacccaatatttcccaatatcaagcaaaccctaaaatcatgatatggttgaattactcatacaagctttaagtagaggaattaaacactaacaatcaatgaaagaggcatataatcattcaaaacaactataattacataaaagatccgtggttacatcaatccccaaaaagaatgaaactagctctccatgaatggagagcttgagcttacaacaatggtggaaatggaagaaggaggaggacccaaggatgaagaagggctgttcccacagctcctagctcgcctctggacgctccaattgagagaatttgtgtctgggatgccaaagatatcaaagcccttctaatttggggttaaataaacccaatctgccaaatcagcagcaggcgcgcttgagaccgcgctccagcgcgcgaaaacaggaaaaagagACTAGTATTGAAGCCACTGATGAACTTTtatcaattactagtctaacagagcaagctgccaagttggtcaagAGGAGCTTCAGCTGTTTATCCCCAAGAGTaaagggagaggaagaagaaaaagaagaagaactagttcaccaaaatcctgtgatggcaagcgatgagcccaaacctggcaaaccagtgagattcaagaataggttatgggtcatcaagaacataaagataaatggagtgcttgagatagaggctccatattctaggagagtcaaggtggtgactaggaaattgctgagaggatgttggtgtcatgacaagaagaagcattccaacatcaaaaatcaaatttgagcttaatggtgtcaagctaatgacgttaaacaagcgcttactgggaggcaacccagctttctaaccttttctatatgtgtgattttgttatttgagtgtgttttgattgtttgaatttactttagaatgttttgatttgatttggttattttggagcatgttagtttcaattgtagtttttgtgttgttaatggttaactagtgtaatgttgagttttattgtgtATTGATGTGTTTTAGAATTGTTCAATCTGTCTTTATGTGTTCTAGTGTGATTGAGTATGTTCTGAATGGTTATGTTGAGTTTAGGTAtgtttaaagtgtaaaatttgaagccttgagttgtagaattagaaagctttggaagtgtgcacCTAAATTGGCATTCTTGCACTCAATTTCAATCCTTATGGATTTGATCAAGTTTGTATAGTGAAAACATGTTAATCTGGGCTGAATTGAGCATCAAGAAGTGCCAAATTCCAAAAATCGTAGGTGTAGTTGTGAAATTCTGCAAATCTGCAATCTGGTATGGCGCTCCAGTGCCCTCTGCtcaggggcgctccagcgcgctcAGCACGAATCCAGTTTTCTGGCATTCTGACCCATAGCtagctccagcgccctctgcttaggggcgctccagctaactttttccaaccagaccagatttttcagcaactctatttttctcttctgcttcaaatttttcatgctTCAGGCTGTGTTTCGTGATTTTTCTTGCATATTTAGTGTGCGTTTGACCTTGTGAACTCATGATCATGTGATCTAATGATTGTTTGTTACAAATACATACATTGTGAGCTCACAtttgcaaactttattttcaatcttttgtgcagaaatgacttcttcatccaaatccaagagaataaaaacaaacgccGCCACAAAGTAGAGATGTCAACAGAGGAATATGCGACCCAAGTAGCATGGCTTGGGGACCAACCCAATTTATTGGGGGAGGTGGTGCAGAAAATGAAGGAGTCTGACAATGAGCTACAAATCATGAGTCACTAgaccttttattttgctttcttttactttggttgctagttagcttttgtttttcaattttagttaagttgtttTAGTTATCTGGCTTGTTAGACTTATGCTGATTCATAATGCTTATGGTTTGATATGAAATGATGCTTGAGATGGGtcaatttagttcaaattgtaTTGCTTCCTTCATGAGAAAGTCTGAGAATGCTGTATGCTTAACTGAGatcattattcatggcagttgcttGATGTTATTGTGGAACCTCGAGTTGaccttgtgagatgttgtgccttagaATTTTCTTGCATCATATttgatcacaattgactttgcctgagtttctctgatATGAACCATTTGCTTGTTAGttgcacatgatcaaggccatcttgctctcctacttcttccacatattgccaaaagaaaccaattcaaaacctttcgaccttgattgataaatgactctttttgaaccttaaagcctgataatgctaaattataccatattttaagcatcattttagtagcaaaatcaactcctttctaacttataacttgcttaatcctcttgttttgtcttgttttctatatatttgtgtttttggctactttgatgtactttcatcaataatcccttattttgtagctaaaaatgagcttggaagactctccaacaatgtctaaggctgaaccaaccactagaagcaagccgatctgcagaaaaagtgaaaatgatgcagtgctgaaaagtcaggcccaagccccccctggctgaggggcgcccaagcgcgactgcaccagggccagtttctgcacagaaaagtgaccaggtgccagttttgtgtgctggtcgcgcccgggcgtgaaaaaggggcgcccgggcgcgactttttgcgagaagcttgcgcccgggcgtgagaaatggggcgccca
This sequence is a window from Vigna angularis cultivar LongXiaoDou No.4 chromosome 2, ASM1680809v1, whole genome shotgun sequence. Protein-coding genes within it:
- the LOC108320705 gene encoding uncharacterized protein LOC108320705, with the protein product MIHQLALGGRSSVDGTRDSLADYRKVKLIQERMRASQNRQKSYADRRRKPLEFAVGDHVFLRVTPTTGVGRVIRARKLSPRYLGPYQILRRIRPVAYEIVMSPRLANLHPVFHVYQLRKYVSDPSHVLEVENVQVREDFSVEAQPVRIEESQNKQLRERTIKRVKVIWNGITNDSNWS